The following nucleotide sequence is from Pseudonocardia sp. C8.
CAAGGCGGCGCCTCCGGCGCCGCGCCGCTTGCGCCGCCCGGGGCGTGCGGCCTCCGGCCGGTCCCCGCTCGGCGCGCGGCTGCTCGACAGTCCGACTGGCTACGCCTGGCTCATCCCTCGCATCTTCTCAAGGCGAAGATTTAACATCGCTAACCCAGGCGGCATCGTCGTGGGCTCCTCTCGTATTGTGTGCGTAAGGGCCGATACGAGGTCGGCCGTGTTTCTGTATGGCGTATACTTGATAATTTCACCCAATGCACGTTTTCCGTCCATTAACTTAAACCAATCGCTGTCCCAGCGCTCGTCAAGCGATCCCTCGATATCGCGCGCGACTTCATCAAATAGGCCAAGCCGGCTCTGCGCTGACGCAATTTGCGCCCTCAGGTAGGCCCGTCGCTGCTCCAGCGGCGTATTGCTCTTGTCGAGTTCATAGGGAAAGCGTCGCTTGAGCTCAAGCTCGATTAGATCGGCCGTGATCTCATCGCGGTGACCGTCAGCTATGCGACGGAGAACATCTCTGACTTGGTCAACGTCAACCTCCCTGCCAGCGCGACTCAATGTGCGCGTTAGCAGGTCGGGGTCGAGCAATTCATTCTCAAGGGTACGGAAAGGCCAGACAAACAGGCGGGGTGATTGTCGGGTCATACCGGCGACGTCATCGTCGGACAGTAGGTCTCTATCCCGAATTGCAATCCAGGGGATTAGCGCGTTTCCGGACTCGAGGGATCGCGCCGTCGCTTCAACTCCCGAGCCGTTCCCGGCGACGTATATGGTTGAGCGGCTTAGTGCAAGTGCCAGTGCTGACAGAAGTCGGCGAGCATCGACCGATCCTTCGACCACGACAATCGAATCACTTTGAAGGACGTCCACTGGATGAACACCGAGATCGGACAGTAGGCGCCCGCGCAACTCCTCGTCGGACGCCTTCACAAGTTGGTTCGAGTCAGTCCCGTCCGTTGGAGACATATGCAGGACTGCGCTCAGTGGTGCGGAAGTCACGAGCTTTGGTGCGTGTGTAACGATCCAGACCTGGGCGCGTTCCGCAACTCGCTCCATCACCGAGAAAAGTAGTTGCTGGAGAGATGGATGAAGATGCAGCTCGGGCTCGTCTACGAGCAGTAGGCCGCCGCTTGCGTTCAGGCGGCGCACGAAGAACATCAGTGAGAGGACTTCCTGCTCACCACTTGAGAGCTGGTCCAATTCGTGTGTCGAACCAGAGGGGGTGTCGACTCGAAGCGAGGCACCGAACGGTGCCAGCGGGTCAATTATTGGACGATTGATCTTCTTGCGCGTCGCCGTCTCGAATGGGTCAGTAATTGCCTCGAAGTCGCCGCTGCGGGGCCGGCCTTCGCGATCCGCGAGCATGTCCAAGTAGTCGAGTGAGGCTAGGAACGGTTGAACGCCCGTCAGCGTCAGGATGGAGCGTTGTTGAACAAACGAATTGAAGACCTGCTGTCGAAGGCCTTCCGTCTGCTCGGCACTGAGCATCGCTGGGTTCACCTGAGCCTGCTCACCGCGCTGAATGCTTCGGTCTGCTGGCAAATAGTCGAGATGAGCAAAAGAGTGCGACGGGGCAAAATCCGCACTCCAGAAGATCTGCCCCCATCTACTGTCAACGACTGGCTCGATCGTACCGAACTGTCCTTCACGGCTAATTCGAGTATGGAGACTCATGGAACTGGGAGCATCTCCGTGCTCCGAATCAACCTTGTCAGCTCCAAAGGTTTGCAGTGCGGCTTGCTCCTCGGAGGTAAGGGAGAATACGGCCTTCAACTCGGCGCTGTCGCTCCATGGCCCGACTAGGCGCTTTACGTCAAGCTGCCCCCATGGAGTAGTGGAACGCCAGAGGACGGTCAGGGCTTCGAATAGCAGACTCTTGCCAGCACCATTTGGGCCAGAAACCGTCACAATCGACGCATCTGCCAGGTCGGAGATTTCCGCGTAGCGAATTCCGCGGAAATTTCTGATGTAGATGCTATCAATCCGCATTTGCTCACTCCCGATGTCCGCTGCAGTTGAACTTACACGGTGTGCACGGGTGCGAAGCACAAGAGCAGTGCGTGTCAGTCAAGATGTCAGGCGTCCAGGTCCAGTGCCTAGGGAACGGCCCTCGTCGCGCGGGCAGGTCTCCGGGATGGCCAGGGTGTGGCATCGCGTCGACCTCCCGGAGGGGCTACCACACGTACTCACCGATGGCGTCGTGGAGGGGACCGAGCGCGAGCCAGAGCGGGAGCTGTCAACTCCGGCTGAACCCTGACCTGCCTGGCCGTGCCAGACATGTACTCCCGGGTTCCTGGGGCGCAAGTGATTGACCGCGCGCCCTCGCCGGGCGGGCTGGTCTCCGGGATGGTGGGCGTGCCATCCCGCCGACCTCCCTCCGGGCTACCACACAGCCGACCGTGGGCGGAGCTCGGCACGGTTGACCTGCGGTTGCGTCGAGGGCCGCCCACGGCCGTCCGCGCGGTCGGCTTGCAGCAGGTCGACGGGATGGCACTCAGCAAGCGCAGGGGAGCGGGCCGCACCGGGGCACATCTGGGGCACATCCGGCCCATGACAGCCCGATATCCGCTGACACGGCGTGGCAGCGGTTGGGCTGGTGATCGCGGGTCCCGGAGCAGACGCGCAGGCTGCAACAGGGCGTGGTTCGCGTTAGGAGAGCGAGGGTCATTCGTCACTGCAGCCTGGTTTCACGCCGAGTCAGATGAGGCGGGGGTTCATCGTCACACCGACCAAGCCGATGACCAGCACGAACGGGAACGTGACGGCAGGCGGATGGTTGAACAGACCCAGGATGACCCCGCGCGCGGCGCTTCGGTGTCCGTGCTGTGCCCTACTGTCCGCCCCATGAACGAGCACGAGGCCGTGGAGCGAACACGCCGGGACTACGATGCCGTCGCCGAGCTCTACGACTCCATGGTGCGTCAGGGCGACGACGACGCCGGAACGCTGGCCAGGGCGATGATCAATGCGTTCGCCGGCCTCGTCCACGCCGGTGGGTCGGACAGCGCCGTGCTCGACGCTGGCTGCGGCCCCGGACAATGGGTCGACCACCTGGACCGGAACGGCACACGGGCCTACGGGATCGATGTGTCACCGGCCATGATCGAGATCGCCCGCCAGTATCGCCCCGACCTGTCCTTCGAGGTCGCGTCCATGCTCCAACTCAAGGCACCAGATGGGTCGATTGCCGGCATCCTGGCTCACTTCTCCCTGATCCACACACCGCCGGCCCTGCTGCCAGCTGTCCTGGTCGAGTTCGCCCGGGTGATCGAACCGGGCGGACCCCTGCTCGTCGCCGCGCAGATCACCGACTCCCCAGGCGACGAGGGCTGGACCCCTTACGACCACAAGGCCTCACCTGCCTACGTGTGGAGCCTTGATGCGCTCACTGAACAACTCCGAGCACACAACTTCAATGAGCTCGGACGAATGCGCATCGCCGCTCCAGTCCAAGGCAAGCCGCCGGCCGGCTACCTCCTGGCACGCCACGACGCCCACGGGGCTGCTCAGATTTCAGGTGACTCCTGACCTGTGAGGATGTGGCCGCCGGTGGAGGCCTGTGGACGTCGAGAACCCTTTACCTGCACAGAACCTGGCGCCCGACCACGCGGCGGCCCGGGGCGGCACGGAGCATCGACGGGATGCGACACGAACACCGGGCGCGGGTGCGTGACGAACTGAGTGACGATCGGTCCATACGGACCCGGAACACCGCGGACCTCCACGGACACCCGGACCCGCCTGAACAGCTGGTTCGATCTGCTCAGTCGGTTCCTCTCGTTGCTTCGGGACGAAGAGGTCGCAGGTTCAAATCCTGTCACCCCGACCACGAAAATCCCTGGTCACAGGCTCGGAACACCGAGCCGGACCAGGGCCTTCGTCGTTCCACCTCCCCGCATCGAGCCAGGCGGTCCCGAGCACGGTCCGGAACCCGCGGTGGACGGAGGTGCCGCGTCGAGCCGCCTGCCGGTCTTGGCCCCAGAGTGACGGCCCGGGATGGACCCGCGCGAACTCGCCTCAGACCGATGGTTGTTGGTCGAGCAGGCCGACGGGGTCGGCGCTGTAGGCGACCATCCAGCTGGGGTCGATGCGGTACCAGACGCTCTCGTCCCAGAACGGGTTGTCGCCGTCGTCGTCGTAGTGGTTGACGAGGTAGGCGCGGACGGCCGGCCAGGCCGGGTCGCTGCTCGTCCCCTCGGGGTTCAGCGGAACGGCGTGTCCATGCGTGAAGATGCCGAGCTGCTCGCCGCGCAGGAAAGTCGCGCTGATGCCGGGCCGCGCCGCGAGATGACGGGCTTTAGCGGCCTGGCGGTGGGTGCCGACGATCCAACGGCCGTGCAGGAGGTGCCCGTCGGCGCCGCTGATGCGTGGCTCACCGCGCCGGGTGACCGTGGCGATGGCCAGCGTGCACATGCCTTGACAGACGCGGACGACCTGCTCGGCGTCCAAGGCACTCTCACCTGGCCGGATGATCGACTTGAGGTGGCTGCTGGAGCCGGCCCACGACGTGTCGAGCAGGACTTGGAGGCTGTGGAGCTCGTCGGGAGTTTCGAACATTCGGCTAGCTAATCAGCTCCCACCGACAGCATCGGCTCGGTGCGCAGTCGCCGACTGCGCGTGGACGAGCCACCTGTAGAGCCGGAGGCATCGGCGGGGCTTCCGGCACCGCACGTGCCGATCTCAATGCGGTTCTCGTGCGGTCGTGCGGGGCAGCCGGATGGCTATGACGACTGCGGCGACCGCCAAGGCGGCTGCCGCGACGGGCTGCGCGAGGCTGAACAGGAATCCGGTCACGGCAAACAGCGGAAGCAGCACGGCGTAGCCGATCCCAGCCCAGCACACATCGCGTGCCGCGCGCGCAATCGCCGAGCCGAGGCAGATCGCGCCTGCGATGAGCATGAGGAGACCCACGCCGACCGTGGCCAGAAGCGGAGTGCCGTAGATGTCGTCGTACATCGCGGACGCGCCTGGCGTTCCGTTCAGGTAGGCACGACCGAGTGCCGGCTGCGCGAAGGCCGCAACGCCGAACACGGCGGTGGTGAGCACGTTTCCCGTGATGGTCAGGACCACCCCTGCCACAGCGGTGCGAACCGCGGGGCCGCGGAGAAGGAAGGCCAACGCGGCGACGGCTCCGATGGTCCCGAGCGCGGCACCGGCGATGCTCGCAAGCACGTGACTGACGAGAAAGATGTCGGTCGTGACGTAACGGGCGAACGCGTCGAAGTCGGTGCCGGGGTCGGGCTGATGGGTGAGTGTGCTCAAGGCGAGCAACACTGCGTAGACCGGCAACAGCCACAGTCCGGCACGAGCGGCGCTCACGGTGCCGCGCCCCTCTGAGCTCTTCGTGGTCATGCTCATCCGCCTCCCGGGAGGGATCGGCCGACCATCGAGCGACGAATGACCCATTCCGCGACGACGAGGTTGATCAACCAGCCCGCTCCGGTCAGCAGCGCCGCGCTCGGCTCGCCGGTGCCGAACGCGGCGCCGCCGAAACCGAGGGTGAAGATCTGCGTGCTCGCGCCCAGACCGATCGCGTAGGCGCGGATCATCCACGCTCGGTGCCGGTCGACGTCGTGCCGCCGGATCGCGATGAACCCCGCGAAAATGCTCGCCACCATCACGACGCCGAAGATCAGGCGGAGGACGTACAGCAGCTGCTCGGTGCCGTCGGCGTGGGAGTGGAAGAGCGTCAGCCAGAGCGCCGAGAGTGCCGCGGTCAGCCCGAGGGGCACGAGGACGCGTCCGATACGGGGATGCCAGCCGGAGCCGCGACCGCGCCGTCGCGACGCCGTCGGGAACTGGAACGCACCGAGCGCCGTGAACAGGGTTCCACTGGCCGCGTGCACGATCAGTGGCACCGACGCGACGGAGCGGGCGTCCACCGCAGGATCCGCGGCCAGTTCGACCAGCAGCCGGGCCAGAACTGGGAGGAGAGCGAAGAGGGCCAGCGTGGCCGACAGCAACCAGAGCCGTATGGCGCCGGCCGGCGTCGGCCGGTTCCGGTGGCCGCGGGCCCGGTCGACCGTCACCGGTGGTCGCCGCCACCGGTCCGCCTCCGGCCGCCTGCTCCTGGTCACGTCGCCGTGGACAGATCGAGCCGTGGGTCGGAGGAGCGTTGAGCAGCGACGGTGCGGCGCTCGGTCGCCCACAGGGAGTACCCGAGCCAGATCATGGCCAGCCCGACCGGTATGGCGGCGAAGCGCCCGATGGCGTGCGGGAGCAGGGAGACCACCGGCGTCAACAGCGCTCCGAGTGCGAGGAGCAGTGCGGCCCAGCGGTCGAGGACGCGAGCCCGGAAGGTCGCGAACCCGAACAGCGCGCCGCCGAGCACGTAGAGCACACCTGCCACCGGGTTGAGGGCAGGGAGCAACCCGAGGTCGACCTGAGCGCCGGCGCCGCTGAAGATGCCCAGGAAGCTGTCGACGAACCGGGGGGACTCGGCTGCCAGCGGCGGCATGATGAGCGTCTCGGCGAACGTGAATGCGGTGACGAGAAGGAAGAACAATCCGAACAACACGAGGCCGATCAGACCCAGCAGTCCCGACTCCGTGACCTGGCGCAGGTAGATGCCGGTCACTCCGATCAGCCCTAGGACAGCCATGGCGATCGTCATGTACCCGACGATCGCCCAGGCGTTTCCGGTGACCGTGGCGACGTTCTCCGCCGGATGGACGAACTGAATGATGATGTACAAGACCCCCGAGACCACGGCAAAGAGGCCGGCCGCCCGGGTGAGATGCGCGGCGGAAATGGTCACGCTCGGCCTCCTTGATCGAACATTTTCCGAGCATGTTCCGAGGAACGACCACACACGTTCCTCCAGGCAGGGGGTAGCCGCTATCGTCACTCTTGGGGAACCGACAATCGCCGGTATTGACGACCCGTCACGACCAGGATCTTCGTCGTCCGCAGCGCGGCGACGGGCCGCCGGTCAGACCGTGTCCGGACCGGACGTGACCGGGAAGTCCTCGCGGCTCGGGGGGAAGTCGCCGTGGCGGTGGACGATCCGCCACTCGCCGTCCTCCCGGCGGAAGACGTGGGTCGTGCGCAGCGTGTACGTCACCGGCTCGCCGCCACCCTCGGCGTACACGGTCTTGTGCTCGAACGCGACGGTGTAGGCGAGGTCGCCGGACGCCCCGGCCGCGACCAGCTCCTGCTTCTCGTCCACGAGCCCGGCGAACCGGCCGGCCACCCAGCTCTGGACCCGCCGCACCTCCTCGTGCCCGCTCGCCGACCCCGCGGCACCGAACAGGCTGACCGGGTCACGGGTGGACCAGATGGCCGCCCAGGGCTCGACGTCGCCGTTGCAGAGCGCCTGGTACGCGTGTTGCCAGCGTGGTCGCAGCTCCTCGAGGAACGCGTCGACCTGTGTCATGACGACCTCCGGTACAGTCACACTGTTTTCAATATAAGAAGGGTGGACCGAATGTCCGACGGCGTCAAGAGGCGCTACGACTCGTCCCGGCGGCAGGAGCAGGCCCGGGAGAACCGGCGGCGGATCCTGGCGGCCGCGCAGACGCTGTTCATCGACCAGGGGTACGGGCGCACGACGATCGCGGACATCGCCGGGGCGGCCGGGGTCGCCGCCGAGACCGTGTACGCGGCCTTCCGGAACAAGCCCACCCTGCTTCACCGGGTGTGGGATCTCGCCGTCGGCGGCGACGAGCAGGACGTGCACCTGCTCGACCGCCCCGAGCTGCGCGCCGTGTTCGCCGAGCCGGACCTCGTCACCCGGCTGACCCGCTTCGCCGAGGTCAACACCGCGATCATGCGCCGCACGGCCCCGCTGCTGCTCGCGCTTCGGGGCGCCGCGGCGAGCGATCCGGCCGCGGCCGCACTGGTGGCGCGGGCCGACGACGCCCGGCTGGAGGCGATCGGCACGCACGCGGCCGCGGCCGCCCGCACCGGCCGGCTCGGGGTTTCCGAGACCGAGTGCCGCGACGTGCTGTGGTCCACGACGGACGGGACGCTGTGGCACCGCCTGGTCGCCGAGCGCGGCTGGAGCGACGCACGCTACGCCGGCTGGCTCGGCCGGATGTGGGTGTCCGTGCTGGTCGCGGGGCACGAAGTCCCCTCGGCAGACCCGGGCGGCAGCCGGTAGCACCGGCCCTGGGCGATCACCGGACCGGCGCGGCGTGCTGGGCCAGGGCGCGCCCGCGTCGACCCCTCACCACCGGTGTCGTGGCGTCGTCGAGCGCGGCGGCCCTGGGTTCCCTCACCACACCACCCGCAGGCCGGACAGCCCGTGGATGAGCCCCACCGGCCGCAACGGCGCCTCGGCCGCCGGGTCGGCGAGCCGCAGCCCCGGGAACCGGCGCAGCAGCGCCAGCAGCGCGATGCGCAGCTCCGCCCGGGCCAGTGCCGCACCCACACAGTGGTGGACGCCGTGCCCGAACGCGAGATGGCCGATCTCGCCCCGGCACAGGTCGAGCTGCTCGGGGTCGGTGATCCACGCCGGATCGCGGTTCGCGGCCGACAGCGACACCATCACCAGCTCGCCGGCCTCGATGCGCTGACCGGCCAGCTCGACGGTCTCGGTGGCGACCCGGGGCGTGGCGGCGTTGACGATCGTGAGCCAGCGCAGGAGCTCCTCCACGGCGGCGTCGACCCGGTCGGGCCGCTCCCGCACGACGCGCAGCTGGTCGGGGTGGCGCAGCAGGGCCAGCGTGCCCAGGGCGAGCATGTTCGCGGTGGTCTCGTAGCCGGCCAGCAGCATCAGGTGGCCGATGGCGGCCAGCTCGTCGGTGGTGAACTCTGCGCCGTGCTCGCGGACCAGGTCGACCAGGAGACCCTCGCCGGTGCCGGGCCGGGTCGCGAGGTCGGCCATGTAGGCGCGGATCCGGCGGAAGTACGCCGCTCGTTCGTGCGGCGACAGCGACAGGTCGAGCGAGCGGTTCGCGAGGTGCTGGAACCGTTCCCGGTCCTCGCCGGACACCCCGAGCAGCTCGCCGATCACCAGTGACGGGATCGGGAGGGCGAACGCCGGGACGAGATCCGCCGGAGCACCCGCGCGTTCCATGCGGTCCAGATGGTCGTCGACGATCCGCTCGATCCACGGTTCCAGCCGGCGGACCTGGCGCATCCGGAACGCCCGGGCCACCGCCGCCCGCAGCCGGGTGTGCTCGGGCGGGTCCTGGGACAGCAGGTCGCCGGCGCGCTCCCGCCTGATGTCCTCGTCGGTCATGTCCTCGCCGGCGAGTCGGCGGGAGAAGTCGAACGGCTTCACGACGCTGAACCGCCGCGCGTCGGAAAGCACCTCCCGCGCGTCGGAGTGCCGGGTCACCAGCCAGGCGTCGTAGCCGAGCGGGGTGCTGACCTTCCCGATCCCGTCCTCCGACTGCAGTTTCAGCAGGCGCGGGTCGGGGTGGAACTCGGCGTGCCGGCACAGGTACGCGGGCGCGGCGGGCGCCGCGGTCACGACGCGTCCTCGGAGCGGGCCGTCGGCGCGGTCGCGGTGAGGCGGGCGGTGAGGGCGGCGGCGCCCTCACCGGACAGCTGCGGCAGCGCGACGAGCCGCCCGCAGATCACCAGCAGCAGTGCGGCCACGGGACCGCGCACCTCCGGGCCCTCGCCGGCCGACCAGGTCGTGTCGGTGGCGACGAGCCGGAAGCCGGCCGTGCTCCGGACCGACGCCGGGGGCGGCGGCATCCGCATCGACAGGTTCCGGTCGGCGGCAGCGGCCGCGGCGTCGGGGTCCATGTCGAGCCGGCGGCCGAGCGGGACGGCGATGTCCTGGCTGTGCACCAGGATGTCGGTGAGCGTCTCGAGGTGGGTCACGCCGAAGTTGCGCCGGCGCGAGCCGATCGTGCCGCGGATCTCCGCGACGATCTGCCCGGTGGTCAGCTCGGCGGCGCGCAGCCGGGCGACGTGCTGGATCGTGCGGTCCATGCTGCCCCGCCACTTGAGCAGTGTCCGCAGCACGTCACCGGGACCGAGCTGCTGGAGCGTCAGGTGGGCGGCGACGTCCCGCACCGTCCACCCCGGACACAGGGACGGCTGCTGCCACTCGTCGCCGGAGAGGTCCTCCAACACGGCGGCCAGCGCGGTGCGCTGCGCGTCGATCGCCTGCCAGACCCGGTCGCGGTCGAGGGAAACGGTCATGACGGAACCTCCGCGGATCGTGGCCGGATCACGGTCGTCACGAGCGCCGTGATCTGGTCGGTCGGGTCGAACGCCGGGTCCGGGATCGCGAGTTCGTGCAGGACGAGGCCGGTGAAGTGGTTCATGATGATCGGTGCGTCGCGCTCGGGATCGGTGGAGCCGGCGACCCGCAGCCACTGCAGGAACCACGCGTTGACCTCCGCGCCGGTGGCGGAGAGCTGCGCGCGCAGGGACGGGTGGATCCCGGACTCGACGAGGATCGCGTAGCGGGCCAGCGTCAGCGTGCGGTGCGCGCCGGTGGCCTCCCGGGCCGCGAGGACCAGCACCCGGGCCAGCTCGTGCGGTGTCGTCGGGTACGTCCGCCTCGCGAGGTCCTCCCAGGCCGCGCGCTCGCGGGCGGCGAAGCGCTCCACCACGGCGTCGAGCAGCGCGTCCCGGGTGCGGAAGTGGTTGGACGTGGAGCCCACCGGCAGGCCGGCCGCAGCGTCGACCGCACGGTGGGTCAGCGCACGGATCCCCCGCTCACCGAGGACGGTGATCGCTGCGTCGAGGAGCTCGTCCCGTCGCGTCCCCATGGCTCATACTACGACTGTAGTGATACAGACTACAAGTGTTGTTCCTGCCGACGATCATGGTGGAGCACGGTCATCCGCCTGCCCCTGGTCCCGGCTCGTCGTCCGGCCTAGCCTTGGCGCCCCGCCGGGTTCGCCGGCGACGAGAAGGGTCGTGCCATGGCCACTGTCGACGAGATCGCGCCCGACATCTTCCGGATCAATCTGGGTGCGATGCCGGGTGACCCGATCACGACGAGCTTCTTCCTCATCCGGGACGAGCAGCCGACGCTGGTCGAGACCGGGTACCGGAAGACCTTCGACGAGGCCTGGGAGGCCGTGAGTCGCCTGCTCGATCCGACCTCGTTGCGCTACGTGGTCGTACCGCACCTCGAAGGCGACGAATCGGGCGCGCTCAACCACTTCCTGGAGCGCGCACCGCACGCGCGTGCCGTCGGCAGCCCGATCGGGTCCGCGGTCAACCTGTCCGACTTCGCCGTCCGCGAACCCCTCGCGGTCGACGACAGCGACGCGTTCGACCTCGGGGCGCACCGGCTGCGCTTCCTCGTCACGCCGTACGTCCACCAGTGGGATTCGATGCTCGCCTACGACGAGACGACCCGAACGGTGTTCTGCTCCGACGTCTTCATCTCCCTCGGAGGCGGCCCGGCGATGACCGATCACGACGAGAGCGACGCGATGCTCGACGCGTACCGGATGATCGGCATCTTCCCGTCGAAGCGGCACCTCGATTCCGCGTTGGACAAGATCCAGGCCACGAACCCGGCGACGCTGGCCTGTCACCACGGCAGCGTGAAGGGCGGCCGCAGCGTTCAGGGCTACCTGCGCGCCATGCGCGAGAACGACGTGACCGGGCTGACGGAGTGGAACCCGATGGTGGAGGCCCGCTAGCGCGTCGGCCCGCTACGCGGCCGGCGGCGGACCGAGCAGCTCGATGCCGTGGCGGTGCGCGGCGTGCCCGAGCGCCACCGGGTCGATCGGACCCGGTTCGGGCAACCGCCGCTCCCGCGCCGGCTCGCCGACCTCGGCGGCGAACTCCTCGAAGCCCGACGGCGTGGTGATCTGGAGGGTGCGCAACGGCTCGGACCCGACGACGAAGGTGTGCGGCTCCCCGGCGGGCAGCAGCACGAAGTCACCCGGCCCGGCGTCGAGCACCGCCTCGCCGCACCGGAACTGCACGGTGCCGTCGAGCACGTAGAAGGCCTCGTCCTCGACGAGGTGACGGTGCAGCGGCGGCGCGAATCCGGGCGGGTTGACGATCTCGACCACGGTGAGCCTGCCCCCGGTCCGGTCCCCCGCCGCCTTGACGGCGACCAGGCTGCCGAGGAACCAGAGGGCCTGACCCTCGTCCGGTCGGGTCAGGTACGGGGCGACGGAGGCGGTCATGCCCACTCCTTTGATAGACACTGTCTACTGAATAGACGCCAGTATGATACCGGCGTGGGAGAAGTCAAGGAGCCGTCCGCGCGGCGCCCGTACCGGTCGGCGGTGCGGGAGGAGAACGCCCGCCGGACCCGCCGGGCGATCGTGTCGGCCGCCGGGCCGTTGTTCGTGGAACGCGGCTATGCCGCGACCTCGCTGGCCGA
It contains:
- a CDS encoding maleylpyruvate isomerase family mycothiol-dependent enzyme — protein: MTVSLDRDRVWQAIDAQRTALAAVLEDLSGDEWQQPSLCPGWTVRDVAAHLTLQQLGPGDVLRTLLKWRGSMDRTIQHVARLRAAELTTGQIVAEIRGTIGSRRRNFGVTHLETLTDILVHSQDIAVPLGRRLDMDPDAAAAAADRNLSMRMPPPPASVRSTAGFRLVATDTTWSAGEGPEVRGPVAALLLVICGRLVALPQLSGEGAAALTARLTATAPTARSEDAS
- a CDS encoding nuclear transport factor 2 family protein; protein product: MTQVDAFLEELRPRWQHAYQALCNGDVEPWAAIWSTRDPVSLFGAAGSASGHEEVRRVQSWVAGRFAGLVDEKQELVAAGASGDLAYTVAFEHKTVYAEGGGEPVTYTLRTTHVFRREDGEWRIVHRHGDFPPSREDFPVTSGPDTV
- a CDS encoding DUF2306 domain-containing protein, whose protein sequence is MTRSRRPEADRWRRPPVTVDRARGHRNRPTPAGAIRLWLLSATLALFALLPVLARLLVELAADPAVDARSVASVPLIVHAASGTLFTALGAFQFPTASRRRGRGSGWHPRIGRVLVPLGLTAALSALWLTLFHSHADGTEQLLYVLRLIFGVVMVASIFAGFIAIRRHDVDRHRAWMIRAYAIGLGASTQIFTLGFGGAAFGTGEPSAALLTGAGWLINLVVAEWVIRRSMVGRSLPGGG
- a CDS encoding TetR family transcriptional regulator, translated to MSDGVKRRYDSSRRQEQARENRRRILAAAQTLFIDQGYGRTTIADIAGAAGVAAETVYAAFRNKPTLLHRVWDLAVGGDEQDVHLLDRPELRAVFAEPDLVTRLTRFAEVNTAIMRRTAPLLLALRGAAASDPAAAALVARADDARLEAIGTHAAAAARTGRLGVSETECRDVLWSTTDGTLWHRLVAERGWSDARYAGWLGRMWVSVLVAGHEVPSADPGGSR
- a CDS encoding class I SAM-dependent methyltransferase → MNEHEAVERTRRDYDAVAELYDSMVRQGDDDAGTLARAMINAFAGLVHAGGSDSAVLDAGCGPGQWVDHLDRNGTRAYGIDVSPAMIEIARQYRPDLSFEVASMLQLKAPDGSIAGILAHFSLIHTPPALLPAVLVEFARVIEPGGPLLVAAQITDSPGDEGWTPYDHKASPAYVWSLDALTEQLRAHNFNELGRMRIAAPVQGKPPAGYLLARHDAHGAAQISGDS
- a CDS encoding pyridoxamine 5'-phosphate oxidase family protein, whose translation is MFETPDELHSLQVLLDTSWAGSSSHLKSIIRPGESALDAEQVVRVCQGMCTLAIATVTRRGEPRISGADGHLLHGRWIVGTHRQAAKARHLAARPGISATFLRGEQLGIFTHGHAVPLNPEGTSSDPAWPAVRAYLVNHYDDDGDNPFWDESVWYRIDPSWMVAYSADPVGLLDQQPSV
- a CDS encoding ATP-dependent endonuclease, with protein sequence MRIDSIYIRNFRGIRYAEISDLADASIVTVSGPNGAGKSLLFEALTVLWRSTTPWGQLDVKRLVGPWSDSAELKAVFSLTSEEQAALQTFGADKVDSEHGDAPSSMSLHTRISREGQFGTIEPVVDSRWGQIFWSADFAPSHSFAHLDYLPADRSIQRGEQAQVNPAMLSAEQTEGLRQQVFNSFVQQRSILTLTGVQPFLASLDYLDMLADREGRPRSGDFEAITDPFETATRKKINRPIIDPLAPFGASLRVDTPSGSTHELDQLSSGEQEVLSLMFFVRRLNASGGLLLVDEPELHLHPSLQQLLFSVMERVAERAQVWIVTHAPKLVTSAPLSAVLHMSPTDGTDSNQLVKASDEELRGRLLSDLGVHPVDVLQSDSIVVVEGSVDARRLLSALALALSRSTIYVAGNGSGVEATARSLESGNALIPWIAIRDRDLLSDDDVAGMTRQSPRLFVWPFRTLENELLDPDLLTRTLSRAGREVDVDQVRDVLRRIADGHRDEITADLIELELKRRFPYELDKSNTPLEQRRAYLRAQIASAQSRLGLFDEVARDIEGSLDERWDSDWFKLMDGKRALGEIIKYTPYRNTADLVSALTHTIREEPTTMPPGLAMLNLRLEKMRGMSQA
- a CDS encoding cytochrome P450, with the translated sequence MTAAPAAPAYLCRHAEFHPDPRLLKLQSEDGIGKVSTPLGYDAWLVTRHSDAREVLSDARRFSVVKPFDFSRRLAGEDMTDEDIRRERAGDLLSQDPPEHTRLRAAVARAFRMRQVRRLEPWIERIVDDHLDRMERAGAPADLVPAFALPIPSLVIGELLGVSGEDRERFQHLANRSLDLSLSPHERAAYFRRIRAYMADLATRPGTGEGLLVDLVREHGAEFTTDELAAIGHLMLLAGYETTANMLALGTLALLRHPDQLRVVRERPDRVDAAVEELLRWLTIVNAATPRVATETVELAGQRIEAGELVMVSLSAANRDPAWITDPEQLDLCRGEIGHLAFGHGVHHCVGAALARAELRIALLALLRRFPGLRLADPAAEAPLRPVGLIHGLSGLRVVW
- a CDS encoding MBL fold metallo-hydrolase, with translation MATVDEIAPDIFRINLGAMPGDPITTSFFLIRDEQPTLVETGYRKTFDEAWEAVSRLLDPTSLRYVVVPHLEGDESGALNHFLERAPHARAVGSPIGSAVNLSDFAVREPLAVDDSDAFDLGAHRLRFLVTPYVHQWDSMLAYDETTRTVFCSDVFISLGGGPAMTDHDESDAMLDAYRMIGIFPSKRHLDSALDKIQATNPATLACHHGSVKGGRSVQGYLRAMRENDVTGLTEWNPMVEAR
- a CDS encoding quercetin 2,3-dioxygenase, which encodes MTASVAPYLTRPDEGQALWFLGSLVAVKAAGDRTGGRLTVVEIVNPPGFAPPLHRHLVEDEAFYVLDGTVQFRCGEAVLDAGPGDFVLLPAGEPHTFVVGSEPLRTLQITTPSGFEEFAAEVGEPARERRLPEPGPIDPVALGHAAHRHGIELLGPPPAA
- a CDS encoding TetR/AcrR family transcriptional regulator; the protein is MGTRRDELLDAAITVLGERGIRALTHRAVDAAAGLPVGSTSNHFRTRDALLDAVVERFAARERAAWEDLARRTYPTTPHELARVLVLAAREATGAHRTLTLARYAILVESGIHPSLRAQLSATGAEVNAWFLQWLRVAGSTDPERDAPIIMNHFTGLVLHELAIPDPAFDPTDQITALVTTVIRPRSAEVPS